The Chryseolinea soli genome contains a region encoding:
- the leuD gene encoding 3-isopropylmalate dehydratase small subunit — MSKEKFTTLKSPAVPLPIENIDTDQIIPARFLKATTREGFGENLFRDWRYNSDNTPKADFILNNGTYTGKILVAGKNFGCGSSREHAAWSIYDYGFRVVISSFFADIFKNNALNNALLPVQVSDEFLKKIFAAIEKNPATTITVDLPQQKVTLEDGSSESFDINAYKKTCLANGYDDIDYLLSLRDEIRHFELVH; from the coding sequence ATGTCGAAAGAAAAATTCACCACATTGAAAAGTCCGGCAGTGCCCCTGCCGATCGAAAATATTGATACGGACCAGATCATTCCCGCGCGCTTTCTGAAAGCCACCACGCGCGAAGGCTTTGGCGAAAACCTCTTCCGCGACTGGCGCTACAACAGCGACAACACACCGAAAGCGGATTTCATCCTGAACAACGGAACGTATACCGGCAAAATCTTGGTCGCCGGCAAAAACTTCGGTTGTGGCAGCAGCCGCGAGCACGCCGCATGGTCTATCTATGACTATGGATTCCGAGTCGTGATCTCCAGCTTCTTTGCCGACATCTTCAAGAACAACGCCCTGAACAATGCGCTGTTGCCCGTGCAGGTTTCGGATGAGTTCTTAAAGAAGATCTTCGCCGCCATCGAAAAAAATCCCGCGACTACGATCACGGTAGACCTGCCGCAACAAAAAGTTACGCTGGAAGACGGCTCGTCCGAATCGTTCGACATCAACGCTTACAAAAAAACATGCCTCGCCAACGGCTACGACGACATCGACTACCTGTTGAGCTTGCGCGATGAGATCCGTCATTTTGAATTAGTACATTAA
- the leuC gene encoding 3-isopropylmalate dehydratase large subunit has protein sequence MPQQKTLFDKIWDAHVVKSSEGHPDALYIDRHFIHEVTSPQAFDGLRKRGVKVFNPARTTATADHNVPTLNQHLPIKEALSRHQVETLRKNCAEFGVELYDLGHPYQGIVHIIGPELGLTLPGMTIVCGDSHTSTHGAFGNIAFGIGTSEVEQVLGTQCVLQYRPKTMKIEINGKLSKGVVAKDIILYIIAKLSASGATGYFVEYAGDAIRSLSMEARMTICNMSIEMGARGGLIAPDQITFDYIKGRKFAPQGETFDRLVEQWRQLKSDDNAHYDLELSYDAADIAPMITYGTNPGMGIKVTDRIPTVNELKDISEQTSFTKSLEYMGLEPGSAILGKSVDYVFIGSCTNARIEDLRLVAKMVEGKKKAENVEVWVVPGSKQVENQAREEGLDKIFEAAGFQLRQPGCSACLGMNEDKIPAGKYCISTSNRNFEGRQGPKSRTFLASPLSAAAAAITGKVTDVRSLV, from the coding sequence ATGCCACAACAAAAAACATTATTCGACAAGATCTGGGATGCCCACGTGGTGAAGAGCAGCGAAGGCCATCCCGATGCCCTGTACATCGACCGTCATTTCATTCACGAAGTCACCAGCCCGCAAGCATTTGACGGCCTCCGCAAAAGAGGCGTGAAAGTATTCAACCCAGCGCGCACCACGGCCACGGCCGATCACAACGTGCCCACCCTAAACCAACACCTCCCCATCAAGGAAGCGTTGTCGCGCCACCAGGTGGAAACCCTCCGGAAAAACTGCGCCGAATTTGGCGTGGAACTTTATGACCTGGGTCATCCCTACCAGGGCATCGTGCACATCATCGGCCCCGAACTGGGGTTGACGTTGCCCGGCATGACCATCGTCTGTGGCGACAGTCACACCTCGACGCACGGTGCGTTTGGAAATATTGCGTTTGGTATCGGCACCAGCGAAGTGGAGCAAGTGCTCGGCACACAATGCGTGCTGCAGTATCGCCCCAAGACCATGAAGATCGAGATCAACGGCAAGTTGAGCAAAGGCGTAGTAGCAAAAGATATTATCCTGTACATCATCGCAAAGCTTTCGGCCAGCGGGGCCACGGGATATTTTGTGGAATATGCCGGCGATGCCATTCGCAGTCTGTCCATGGAGGCGCGCATGACCATTTGCAACATGAGCATCGAGATGGGCGCACGCGGCGGCCTGATCGCACCCGACCAAATCACGTTCGATTATATCAAGGGAAGAAAATTCGCACCTCAAGGCGAGACGTTCGATCGCCTGGTGGAACAATGGAGACAATTGAAATCCGACGACAACGCCCACTACGACCTGGAGTTGTCTTACGACGCAGCCGACATAGCACCGATGATCACCTACGGCACCAACCCCGGCATGGGCATCAAAGTGACAGACCGCATTCCTACGGTGAATGAGTTGAAAGACATCAGCGAACAAACGTCGTTCACCAAGTCGCTTGAATACATGGGCCTCGAACCGGGTTCAGCCATCTTAGGCAAGTCCGTGGATTATGTTTTTATCGGAAGCTGTACCAACGCGCGCATCGAAGACCTGCGCCTGGTGGCCAAGATGGTGGAGGGCAAGAAGAAAGCCGAGAATGTAGAAGTTTGGGTGGTGCCTGGATCGAAGCAAGTAGAAAATCAGGCGCGCGAGGAAGGACTCGATAAAATTTTTGAAGCCGCAGGATTCCAATTGCGTCAACCCGGCTGCTCGGCATGTTTGGGGATGAATGAAGACAAGATCCCCGCCGGCAAATATTGCATCAGCACATCGAACCGGAATTTTGAAGGACGCCAGGGGCCGAAGTCACGCACCTTCCTGGCCAGCCCGCTCAGTGCCGCGGCCGCCGCCATCACGGGTAAAGTAACGGATGTGCGCAGCCTGGTGTAA
- a CDS encoding 2-isopropylmalate synthase: MSNKIQIFDTTLRDGEQVPGCQLSTDEKIVVARKLEELGVDVIEAGFPISSPGDFLSVVEISKAVKHVSVCALTRARKEDIDVAAEALHHAKRGRIHTGIGSSDIHIKHKFNSTREKVMEQGAWAVQYAKAKGYEVEFFAEDAGRADLAFLAQLVEAVIAAGADVVNIPDTTGYCLPHLYGKRIKYLFDNVKNIDKAIISVHCHNDLGLATANTIAGLMNGARQAEVTINGIGERAGNTSLEEVAMILQTHKDLDLTTGIKSTMLYELSTLVSEMMRMPVQPNKAIVGANAFAHSSGIHQDGFLKNSENYEIINPSDVGVPSSSIILTARSGRAALKHRLELLGYQPNKSELDQLYDNFLVVADEKKNVVDEDLITLVANTPILVQK; encoded by the coding sequence ATGAGCAACAAAATTCAAATCTTCGATACTACCCTCCGCGATGGAGAGCAAGTGCCGGGCTGTCAATTGTCAACCGATGAAAAGATCGTGGTGGCACGAAAGCTCGAGGAGCTTGGAGTCGACGTGATTGAGGCGGGCTTTCCCATCTCCAGTCCCGGCGATTTTCTTTCGGTGGTAGAAATATCCAAGGCGGTGAAGCACGTAAGCGTTTGTGCCCTCACGCGCGCCCGCAAGGAAGATATTGACGTTGCTGCCGAAGCCCTGCACCACGCCAAACGCGGCCGCATCCACACAGGCATCGGTTCGTCCGACATTCACATCAAGCACAAGTTCAACAGCACGCGCGAAAAAGTGATGGAGCAAGGTGCCTGGGCGGTGCAATATGCCAAAGCCAAGGGCTATGAAGTGGAATTCTTTGCCGAAGATGCCGGTCGCGCCGACCTGGCCTTCCTCGCGCAATTGGTGGAAGCGGTGATCGCCGCGGGTGCAGATGTTGTCAACATTCCGGACACCACTGGCTATTGCCTGCCCCACCTGTATGGCAAACGCATCAAGTATCTTTTCGATAATGTTAAGAATATCGACAAGGCGATCATCTCCGTGCATTGTCACAACGACTTGGGTCTGGCAACGGCCAATACCATTGCCGGTCTGATGAACGGTGCACGCCAGGCGGAAGTCACGATCAACGGCATCGGCGAACGCGCCGGTAACACGTCGCTGGAAGAAGTGGCCATGATCCTGCAAACGCATAAGGACCTTGACCTCACCACGGGCATCAAATCCACCATGCTGTATGAATTGAGTACACTGGTTTCGGAGATGATGCGCATGCCGGTGCAACCCAACAAGGCCATCGTAGGCGCCAATGCCTTCGCACACTCGTCGGGCATTCACCAGGACGGCTTCCTGAAAAATTCGGAAAATTATGAGATCATTAACCCGTCGGATGTGGGTGTGCCTTCGTCTTCGATCATCCTGACCGCGCGCAGCGGCCGGGCGGCCCTGAAGCACCGTCTGGAATTGCTGGGTTATCAACCCAACAAATCGGAGCTGGACCAGCTTTATGACAACTTCCTGGTGGTGGCCGATGAAAAGAAGAATGTGGTGGATGAAGACCTCATCACCCTGGTGGCCAATACGCCCATCCTGGTACAGAAATAA
- a CDS encoding Dabb family protein has translation MEKQNRRTFLASAAVLTAGAASASTTTMETKKDKKQLAHHVFFWLKNRDSKEDLQKLLEGLRTLEKIETIKKLHIGVPASTEKRDVVDNSYSASELMLFDDLAGQATYQTHPIHLKFIENCSHLWEKVIVYDAMDV, from the coding sequence GTACCTTTCTGGCCAGCGCTGCCGTATTAACCGCCGGCGCCGCTTCTGCATCGACCACAACTATGGAAACCAAGAAAGATAAAAAACAACTGGCCCACCACGTGTTCTTCTGGCTGAAGAACCGCGACTCGAAAGAAGACCTGCAAAAACTCCTCGAAGGACTGCGCACGCTCGAAAAGATCGAGACCATTAAAAAGCTTCACATCGGCGTACCGGCCAGCACGGAAAAACGCGACGTAGTAGACAACAGCTACAGTGCCTCCGAGCTCATGCTTTTCGACGATCTCGCAGGGCAAGCCACCTACCAAACGCATCCCATCCACTTGAAATTTATCGAGAACTGCTCGCACCTTTGGGAGAAGGTGATCGTGTACGACGCCATGGATGTTTAA
- the leuB gene encoding 3-isopropylmalate dehydrogenase — MKKKITILPGDGIGKEVTESGKKVLEQIADCFGHDFIFDEALIGHEAIEATGNPLPDETLTKLKNCDAILFGAVGHPKYDNDPSAKIRPEQGLLKMRKELGLYANLRPIKLFDELLEASSIKPEILKGADILFFRELTGDVYFGERGRKDNNDTAYDTMIYSRYEVERIAHKAFKAAQTRSKKLTSVDKANVLESSRLWREVVQEVAKQYPDVKVEHMFVDAAAMKLIQNPKSFDVVVTGNLFGDILTDEASQIAGSMGMLASASVGDTVGLYEPIHGSAHDITGKGIANPLASILSAALLLDISFGLKEEADTVIKAVEQTLKEGYRTRDIADANTPHEKILGTEVMGNVVCNQIRMLVSVDQKANA; from the coding sequence ATGAAGAAAAAAATTACCATACTTCCCGGCGACGGCATCGGCAAAGAAGTAACCGAAAGCGGCAAAAAAGTGCTGGAACAAATCGCTGATTGCTTCGGACATGATTTTATTTTCGACGAGGCCCTCATCGGCCACGAAGCCATCGAAGCCACCGGCAACCCGCTGCCCGACGAAACACTGACGAAGTTGAAGAACTGCGACGCCATATTGTTTGGTGCAGTAGGTCACCCCAAATATGACAACGACCCTTCGGCAAAGATCCGCCCCGAGCAAGGCCTGCTGAAGATGCGCAAGGAACTGGGCCTCTATGCCAACCTGCGCCCCATAAAACTTTTTGATGAATTGCTGGAAGCTTCCAGCATCAAACCCGAGATCCTGAAAGGCGCCGACATTCTTTTCTTCCGCGAACTGACCGGCGATGTGTATTTCGGCGAACGCGGCCGCAAAGACAACAACGACACCGCCTACGACACGATGATCTACTCCCGCTATGAAGTAGAACGCATCGCGCACAAAGCTTTCAAAGCGGCGCAAACCCGCAGCAAGAAACTTACTTCCGTAGACAAGGCCAACGTGCTGGAAAGCTCGCGCCTGTGGAGAGAGGTAGTACAGGAAGTGGCGAAGCAATATCCGGATGTCAAGGTAGAGCACATGTTCGTAGACGCTGCGGCCATGAAGCTCATCCAAAACCCGAAGAGCTTCGACGTGGTGGTGACCGGAAATCTTTTCGGCGACATCCTCACCGACGAGGCTTCACAAATTGCCGGGTCTATGGGCATGCTGGCCTCTGCATCGGTAGGCGATACCGTAGGCTTGTACGAACCCATCCACGGCAGTGCGCACGACATCACCGGAAAAGGGATAGCCAACCCGTTGGCCTCCATTCTTTCGGCTGCATTGTTATTGGATATCTCTTTCGGATTGAAAGAAGAAGCCGACACGGTGATCAAAGCCGTGGAGCAAACGCTGAAAGAAGGTTACCGCACCCGCGACATTGCCGACGCCAACACGCCCCATGAAAAAATATTGGGCACCGAAGTGATGGGCAACGTGGTGTGCAACCAGATCCGGATGCTGGTCTCGGTCGATCAAAAAGCAAACGCATAA